The Ochotona princeps isolate mOchPri1 chromosome 17, mOchPri1.hap1, whole genome shotgun sequence genome segment AGCAGGCTACGGTCATTATCACTGAGCACAAGTCCAGCCAGAGGGTCAGTGGAGGAGCCCCCAGCGGCCCCCGCCCCACGCTCCTTCCGCTCCCGCTCCTGTCGCCGCTTCTCTCGCTCCTTGGCTCGCTCCTGTCGCCTCCGCCGCTTCTCCTCCCGTTCCCGCTGGCGCTCCTGGGCTGTCACAGGTTTCCGAGGCTCAGGAGCCTCCAGGGGGGCACTGGGTCCATCTGCAGGGAAGTTGGGCAGGGCGGGGGAAGGTAAGAGCCTGCAGCCCTGTGTGAAGCAGAGACACCCCCTCTGCCACCCCAGTCCTCAGGCAGCTGCTCGGTCCACAAGGCACCTCTGAGTCGGCTCCGCAAGGACTTGAGCAGTGCAGCTTTGAGGGCGGCCTTGGTGTTGTCGGAGATGGCGCCCTCTCTTTTCGGCGGGGTGGGTTCGCTGGCTGGTGGGGGTGGCTGCAGGGTCAGATCAATGGTGTCAGGTGCAGGGCCAGAGCACGGCGGCGGGACTGGTGGAGGTGACTCCATGGCACAGTCCCCACTGGGAGCCCAGGGGCTGGGCATCTCAACGTCCGGACAGCCAGGCTCACTGGCCACGGGCTGCAAGGCAGGCTGGAAGCGGATCTGCTGGCGGATGCCCTCGCGCCGGGCATGGAAGTCCTCAATCTCGGCCACAATGGCCTCCTTAATGCGCTCGCGGGTGAGGGCTTCACGATCAAAGGCGAAGTCGAAGGGTGGGGCACAATCAGGCTCATCATCGGGATCATGGTACTTGGCCAGGAAGGGATGGCGGAGGGCAGCGGCTGCCGAGATGCGGGCACTGGGCTCAAAACGCAGCATGcggcccagcagagagagggcctGCCGGTCAGCACCAGGGTACACGGtctcccagggcacaggctggcGTGGCGGCAGGCTCTGGATATAGGCCCGCACCCTCTCAGCCCCCACGGCCTGAATCACAGCCGGCGACGGGGTACCCAGCACCGTCATGATCAGCTGTAGCTGATGCACGTAGTTTTTGCCTGGGAAGAGCTGGCGCCGGGCTAGCATCTCGCCAAAGATGCAGCCCACGGACCAGAGGTCAATGGCCTGGGTGTACTCATGCAGGGAGAGCATGAGCTCGGGGGCACGGTACCAGCGGGTGGCCACGTACTCGGTCATGAAGTACTGGTGCTCGGCGGGAGACGTGCACAGGCCACGGGCCATGCCAAAGTCCCCAATCTTGAGCTCACAGTTCTCATTCACCAACAAGTTGGAGGGTTTGAGGTCCCGGTGGATGACCTGCGCCGAGTGCATGTACTTGAGGCCCCGCAGCAGCTGGTAGAGGAAGTAGCGCACGTGCTCCAGCGTAAGCGGCTGCGAGGAGTGGATGATCTGGTGTAGGTCGCTCTCCATCAGGTCCAGGACCACGTAGCTGGCAGGGGAAAGGCAAGGAGGCATGGGTTCTCCACGGCCCGGCGACCAGGAGCAGTCTCCCGACACCGGGGCCTAGGCGTATTGATGACACCTTACTGAAGGACACTGAATCCCAGATTTTCTCACACCTAGTTTCCTCATCTGAGACACGATGGGGCTGGACAACAGACTTCAGATTTGCGAGCTGATTCTACTGTTTGGCTGCTTGAAGGACTACAACGAAAACTCTAAAAGCATATCCACTTCCGACGGGGAAGTATTCCGTGATCACTTAGGGCCGTCTGCCACGGGAGCAGGATGAAGGGCAGCATAAACTTTGCCCAACATTTGAGAGTTTACATGCTGAGTTTCAATGAAATCACAaacctggggctggcaccatagcACAATTGGCTAATTGTctgccttcaagcaccagcatcccatgtgggcgccggttcatgtcccggctgctccacttcccagccagctccctgctggtggcctgggaaagcagtagagaacagacCAATGCCATGCGGGAGAGCCCgagagagttcctggctttcgatcagctcagctatggccgttgcagcaacctgaggagtgaaccagcagatgcaagagcttTCTTCAGCTCTCCTCTCTAGaaacctgcctttccactaaaaataaacagctctcaaacaaacaagaaaaacaaaaggaagaagataCTGTAACCCCTCTACCCCTCTTGAGGAATAACAGCTGTCCCCGGCAACGCCCTCATGGAGCACTGGCCTTGGGACTGTGAAAATTACCCCAGCCTGCCTCACCACAGGTCCAGCTGCCCTTCCGAACGTGCGGGaacacagccccagccctgccctggccctcgGGCTCCTTACACGGATTTGAACTCGCCATAGGGCACGGTGGGCCTCAGAATGTCCTTGATGGCAATGATGTTGTCGTGTTTGAAATGTTTGAGGATCTTCAGCTCCCTGAGGGTCCGCTTGGCGTTGGTCACCACGTCGAAGGCATTAGGGATCTTCTTGATGGCCACCTGCTGGCCTGGGGAGCAGGGAAGCGGCAGGTGTTTGGGGACCATACGGCCACTGCAGGCCCCTCTTAGCATTGCCCTGCAACGATGCAACCCACAGCAGCTCCCACACGCCTACTACACCTACTTGGTACTAGGCCCACATCAAATGCTCTCCAACACGTTAACCTTAACCTACCCTGGGTAGTAGGTCCCAAAAGCTCCAAGTCACACACCAGGAAACCCGGTTCAGGAGCTTGCCGGAAGCCGTGCCCCTTCCACCTCCAGCACACTCTGCATGTCAGACAGCCCACCCCTTGGGCCATGTGTCTCTCAGACACCAAGCACGTGGCATTCAGGATCAGGGAAATATCCCCCAACGGGGAGGCAGGCTGGTGGGATGGCGAAAGGCCATTTCAGGGACTGTTGGCAGACTTGGAACCTGCCACCTGCAGAAACCATTTCTAGAACCAAACCGGGGCCATGGCCCGGTCTTTGCCTCCCAACCCGGCCACTCACCGGTGAGGCGGCGGCGGGCAGACGACACCACCCCGTAAGCCCCGTTGCCGATGGTCTCGATGATTTCGTACTCGTCCCCCACGTCGAAGGTCACGTCGAAGGAGCGGGctttgagcagggccaggttcttgGCAGCGACGGAGGCCGCGGTATGGGTGGGCTCGGCCTTCACTGACCCCGGGGGCTCCCCAGAGGCGTCCTCGCCGTCTTCCTCCTTCAGGGGCTCGGCCATGGTGTCTGCATGGAGATGCCGGTGAGAAGCACTTGCGACCCCCTCCCTCCTGTTCCCCctggggcctcagtttcccctccgTGGGATGGGGAAGCAGGACCAGGGCACTTCCTCCAAAGTTCCCAATCCGACGGCAGCCGGCCACCGGGACGACAGGGGACGGGGGCTGCTGGCCTGCAGGGGATATCCGACGCCGGGTGGGAGTCGGGGCCCCGAACCCGGGTCGGGGTCTGCGGGGGGCAGGGCGCGGCAGTGCGGCGCCGtccaggaagaaagggagggcgGGGCGCTCGGGGGCGCTCGGGGCCTCGCTCACCGAACGGCGGCTCCTCGGGTCTTCAGGAAGGCCCCACCGGCTTCCTCGTCCCCAGCCCAGAGGTCTGCAACAGCCGCCCTCCCACTTACCCAAGCACAGCGGCCACCACCGTACAGCCGCGCGCCGCCCAGCCCATCCCCGCCGCCGCCCCGCCTCCCAAGACCACGCTCCCTGCAGCGTCTGGCCAATCACGAAGCGGCCTCCGCGGAGGGTCCCGCCCCTGATACCTGCGGAGACCAATCAGGACGCACAGGCCGAGGATGCCACacccccacaccaccaccaccccgcaACGCGTGCCCGCCCGAATCCGCCTCGCTAGAGGGGGCCGCCCCGCCGGGGCGCAGGCCCTCGACGCCTGCGCATTGGCGGCCCCGGGGAGCATGCACTCGACGCCTGCGCGCTGGCGGCCCCGGGGGAGCATGGACTCGACGCATGCGCGCTGGCGGTCCTGCTCCGGACGTGGGGAAAGCGGGTCGCTCCCTCTCGCGTTTGTGCGCCTCCTTCGGCTTCCACGTCCTCCTCTTTTGTCCCCCGGACTCGAGCAGCAGCCGGGCCCTTGGGATTGTTACCCGGGCGGCGGGAAGGCCCCATTTCCGGGGTTCTGGGAGCTGTGGGAAAGCCGCATGCCCCGGGTGAGGGGCAGCGGTCGCGTCCCGCCACGGACACCGGGCTCTCCGGGATTCTAGAACGGCCGGTCTCGGCACGCCGCGGCCGGGTCAGCCTGGGCTCGGGCGCGGCTTCTCCCGGGCTGCGTGCCCGAGTGTGGACGCGGCGGGCCTGGCTCGGAGTCTGCAGGGAGCCCGGCCCTGGCTGGAACCGGACGGCTCGCTGCTCGCTGGCCTCGCAGTCCTGCGGGTCCACCCCGTGGGTGTGTGGCGGGGACCCCTCGGGCGAAGCAGGAGCTCCTAGAGCCAGACCGACCGGGTTGTTACTTCCTTAGGTTGCAAACTAAGGAACTAACGGTCTGAAGGTCCAGGAAAGAAATGGGAATTTCATGAACCTGTGCTTTGGGTTTGTTGGAATCTCCCGCTGTGGGCGTTTTAGgtcttttcatttaaatatacGGAAAGTGCCACCTGCGTGTCCGGTTCCAGACATTATGTTTTCACCAACGCGGATTGcattgggatttaaaaaaaaatctccaggccATCAGGAGCCTCTGTCTTTTTCAATGctaaaacttttattttacttGCACTGAATTTTAGGAGGTTTATCAGGTTCTGGACGTTAAAGTAGaaaagtctttttgttttttgttgttgtttgtttgaagaTTGTTTAtctgaaggcagagttagagaaagaaggggagacacagagatcttccttctgctggctcactctccccagatggccacaagaccatcctagactgctctcccaggccacaggcagggagctggcaggcagTTCTGTCCTGTTTGGATGGACCTGGCTGGAGGCAGCAGCTCTGAGCTGTATGGCAGACCTCGGCGAATCTGTGGGTGTTTGTAACTCAGTGGTGTTTGTGTATCAAAACTGACCTACACAAGAAAACATGGTGTGGATGACAGCGAGTTAGACCACTTCATGTGACTGGGACCCCCAAGACCGAATGAATGGGTCAGGGAGTGAGTGTGGAGTGACCCAAGGCCAGGGGGACATCACTGTTCACTACACAGaatttatatataaagaaaatcatCTTTCCTTCTTTAACCTTACCTTACTGTAACTTTGttactctttaatttttttcatgttttgataAAACACTTTGTAGGGCTTGCAACATGG includes the following:
- the MAPK7 gene encoding mitogen-activated protein kinase 7 yields the protein MAEPLKEEDGEDASGEPPGSVKAEPTHTAASVAAKNLALLKARSFDVTFDVGDEYEIIETIGNGAYGVVSSARRRLTGQQVAIKKIPNAFDVVTNAKRTLRELKILKHFKHDNIIAIKDILRPTVPYGEFKSVYVVLDLMESDLHQIIHSSQPLTLEHVRYFLYQLLRGLKYMHSAQVIHRDLKPSNLLVNENCELKIGDFGMARGLCTSPAEHQYFMTEYVATRWYRAPELMLSLHEYTQAIDLWSVGCIFGEMLARRQLFPGKNYVHQLQLIMTVLGTPSPAVIQAVGAERVRAYIQSLPPRQPVPWETVYPGADRQALSLLGRMLRFEPSARISAAAALRHPFLAKYHDPDDEPDCAPPFDFAFDREALTRERIKEAIVAEIEDFHARREGIRQQIRFQPALQPVASEPGCPDVEMPSPWAPSGDCAMESPPPVPPPCSGPAPDTIDLTLQPPPPASEPTPPKREGAISDNTKAALKAALLKSLRSRLRDGPSAPLEAPEPRKPVTAQERQREREEKRRRRQERAKEREKRRQERERKERGAGAAGGSSTDPLAGLVLSDNDRSLLERWTRMARPPTVAPAPAPTVAPATAPAPMPPPAHPTSPPPGPVAQPAGPPLQPAGSSPASVPQPTCPPPGPVPHPPGPPVPIPVPTSLQTATSTSLLAPQSLVPAPGLPGPSTSGILPYFPSGPPPPDPRAALQPSTSESPDVSLVTQQLSKSQVEDPLPPVFSGTPKGSGAGYGVGFDLEEFLNQSFDMGVADGPQDGQADSASLSASLLADWLEGHGINPADIESLQREIQMDSPMLLADLPDLQDP